A single Crateriforma conspicua DNA region contains:
- a CDS encoding P-II family nitrogen regulator, with translation MKKVEAIVRHFKLEDVKNALTDHGIHGMTVSEVRGFGRQKGHTEIYRGTEYAIDFVPKVKIEVICTDENLQTVIDTILQTAQTGQIGDGKIFVTNLEDSIRIRTGERGEEAL, from the coding sequence GTGAAGAAAGTCGAAGCCATCGTCCGCCACTTCAAATTGGAAGACGTCAAAAACGCGTTGACTGATCATGGGATCCACGGAATGACAGTCAGCGAAGTTCGCGGTTTTGGCCGTCAAAAGGGTCACACCGAAATCTATCGCGGCACGGAGTACGCTATCGATTTCGTGCCCAAGGTGAAGATCGAGGTCATCTGTACCGACGAAAACCTGCAAACGGTGATTGACACCATTTTGCAGACCGCCCAAACCGGCCAGATCGGTGACGGTAAAATCTTCGTGACCAACTTGGAAGATTCGATCCGGATCCGTACCGGTGAACGTGGCGAAGAAGCGCTGTAG
- a CDS encoding cob(I)yrinic acid a,c-diamide adenosyltransferase yields the protein MKIYTRSGDGGSTGLFGGPRVEKDDVRIEAYGTVDELNAVLGWSRSAGLPDAIDGQVEQVQSELFSLGAELATPDPDKHGLRVIGSDHIERLEFWIDDAERSLPDLKSFILPAGDEASTRLHIARGVCRRAERRVVSLRRHVGDAISEDLVIYLNRLSDFLFVQARAANHRTGQGDQPWRKP from the coding sequence GTGAAAATCTATACCCGAAGCGGTGACGGTGGCAGTACGGGATTGTTCGGTGGGCCTCGTGTTGAAAAGGACGATGTCCGGATCGAAGCTTACGGAACCGTCGATGAACTGAACGCCGTTTTGGGATGGTCGCGGTCGGCGGGATTGCCCGATGCGATCGACGGCCAGGTCGAACAGGTCCAAAGTGAATTGTTTTCATTGGGCGCGGAATTGGCGACACCCGATCCGGACAAGCACGGCTTGCGGGTGATCGGATCCGATCACATCGAACGGTTGGAATTTTGGATCGACGATGCCGAGCGGTCACTGCCCGATTTGAAGTCGTTTATCCTGCCGGCCGGTGATGAGGCGTCCACCCGGTTGCACATCGCACGCGGGGTTTGCCGCCGAGCCGAGCGCCGGGTCGTTTCGCTGCGTCGCCACGTCGGCGATGCGATATCGGAAGACTTGGTGATCTATTTGAACCGGCTCAGCGATTTCCTGTTCGTCCAGGCAAGGGCGGCCAACCATCGGACGGGGCAGGGTGATCAGCCCTGGCGAAAACCCTAG
- a CDS encoding bis(5'-nucleosyl)-tetraphosphatase, with product MTKHIADDGKVYAAGVLLVTGDPVSEFLLMRHPNRWDLPKGHRDPGEDDLQTAKREMEEEIGVSPDLVRWDPDFRFQIRYPVQYKKWAGQSFEKVVTYFLGHIDHKPEIKLTEHEGFRWWTWAPPHEIQTQTIDPLLQSVAQFWGDSR from the coding sequence ATGACAAAACACATCGCTGACGACGGCAAGGTTTACGCGGCGGGGGTGCTGTTGGTTACCGGTGATCCGGTCAGCGAGTTCCTGTTGATGCGACACCCGAATCGCTGGGATTTACCCAAAGGGCATCGCGATCCGGGCGAAGACGATTTGCAGACCGCCAAGCGGGAAATGGAAGAAGAGATCGGTGTTTCCCCGGACCTTGTGCGATGGGACCCGGACTTTCGTTTTCAAATCCGCTATCCCGTCCAGTACAAGAAATGGGCCGGACAATCGTTTGAGAAAGTGGTGACCTACTTCTTAGGGCACATCGATCATAAGCCCGAAATCAAACTGACCGAACACGAAGGATTCCGATGGTGGACCTGGGCGCCGCCACACGAAATACAAACGCAAACGATCGACCCATTGCTGCAAAGCGTTGCGCAGTTCTGGGGTGATTCCCGTTAG
- a CDS encoding transglutaminase-like domain-containing protein, with translation MIDPIADSPHAIRQAAWALPLTHGLGVILALGLCVGCDLPERPIVDKKPAARPTVPSDEETFEVPTTVWNDDWDAWFYYVMDQRPVGYSHISARMGGQRRDDFLIDVPAAPALELMRTETRSNSLWFDVRDVIRFDRGNASFIQSLSQVTRESVEGELRSFWSQLRVGPAETQSIGVVENDQLSIETFRGQRRITQNAPWEDSVRGAMAVIQSLQSSPMQPGETRKIKHILPITNELATVNLSAISKTSVPWHDGTTRMLLEVIEEVNTGGQTSNELVLWVDDEGQIQRTFTPALRLLSYRVNEEELPDLLEPADGPGAQLDTDNLAMTPPAWAAVEGKKIDAPERASRVAFVITPIRENPDQPTVLEPAPDQYFNRMKDGRIRLLISRQREKISQGFEPYETESGPGDTRPTSLLNFNASNVRELGRVALKGLDLTEREMAVELNRTVHTLVQQSTYAGQFTRASDVLLASQGGAMESSVLLAALLRERKLPSRLALGLVYVPGDQSKLAFTVWTLALADGSWISLDPVTGREAPADRIVLKMLDTTKPIDRDVFVPIFQWMQNTKIRVQGFSLKKEEEPVAEDDDLNPELLLPLSQ, from the coding sequence ATGATCGATCCCATCGCAGATTCGCCGCACGCGATCCGACAGGCCGCGTGGGCTTTGCCGCTGACGCACGGACTGGGGGTGATATTGGCACTCGGGCTGTGCGTGGGATGCGATTTGCCGGAACGACCGATCGTGGATAAGAAACCCGCGGCTCGGCCGACCGTGCCCAGCGACGAAGAGACGTTCGAGGTTCCCACCACGGTGTGGAACGATGACTGGGATGCCTGGTTTTACTACGTGATGGATCAGCGACCGGTCGGGTACAGCCACATTTCTGCCCGCATGGGTGGCCAGCGACGCGACGACTTTCTGATCGATGTACCTGCCGCGCCGGCGTTGGAACTGATGCGGACCGAGACCCGTTCCAATTCGCTGTGGTTTGATGTCCGCGACGTGATCCGGTTTGATCGCGGAAATGCATCCTTTATTCAATCACTAAGCCAGGTGACGCGTGAGTCGGTCGAGGGGGAACTGCGTTCGTTTTGGAGTCAATTGCGCGTGGGCCCCGCCGAAACACAATCGATCGGCGTGGTCGAAAATGATCAGCTGTCGATTGAAACGTTTCGCGGTCAACGCCGGATCACGCAAAACGCTCCATGGGAAGACAGTGTGCGGGGGGCGATGGCGGTGATTCAGTCGCTGCAGTCCAGCCCCATGCAGCCGGGGGAAACACGAAAGATCAAACACATCCTGCCGATCACCAATGAACTGGCCACGGTGAATCTGAGCGCCATTTCCAAGACATCCGTGCCCTGGCACGACGGTACCACGCGAATGTTGTTGGAAGTCATCGAAGAAGTGAACACCGGCGGACAGACCAGTAATGAACTGGTTTTGTGGGTCGACGATGAAGGCCAGATCCAGCGGACGTTCACACCTGCGCTTCGATTGTTGTCATACCGCGTGAACGAAGAAGAATTGCCCGACTTGTTGGAACCGGCGGACGGCCCGGGAGCCCAACTGGACACTGACAACTTGGCGATGACGCCCCCGGCATGGGCGGCGGTCGAAGGCAAAAAGATCGATGCCCCCGAGCGGGCGTCCCGAGTGGCGTTTGTGATCACGCCGATCCGCGAAAATCCGGACCAACCGACGGTCCTGGAACCCGCACCGGATCAATACTTCAATCGCATGAAGGATGGGCGGATTCGTCTGTTGATCAGCCGCCAACGTGAAAAGATCAGTCAGGGATTCGAGCCGTACGAGACCGAATCCGGCCCCGGTGACACTCGCCCGACGTCCTTGTTGAACTTCAACGCATCCAACGTTCGAGAACTGGGACGCGTTGCGTTGAAAGGGTTGGACCTGACCGAGCGAGAAATGGCGGTGGAACTGAATCGCACGGTTCACACTTTGGTTCAGCAGTCCACCTACGCGGGACAGTTCACCCGCGCGTCGGATGTTTTGCTGGCGTCCCAGGGCGGTGCGATGGAGTCGTCGGTCTTGCTGGCCGCTCTTTTGCGTGAACGCAAACTGCCGTCGCGGTTGGCACTCGGGTTGGTCTATGTGCCGGGAGACCAATCCAAGTTGGCATTCACCGTCTGGACGTTGGCGTTGGCCGATGGCAGCTGGATTTCATTGGACCCGGTGACCGGACGCGAAGCTCCGGCCGATCGTATCGTGCTGAAGATGTTGGACACGACCAAGCCGATCGATCGCGATGTGTTCGTCCCGATCTTTCAATGGATGCAGAACACAAAAATTCGTGTCCAAGGGTTTTCCCTGAAGAAGGAAGAAGAACCTGTGGCGGAGGACGATGATCTGAACCCAGAACTATTGTTACCGCTAAGTCAGTGA
- a CDS encoding NADPH-dependent FMN reductase codes for MLLVLSSSLHPTSRSRILAKATHQRLVQQGRQCHFFDLAETPLPPCDGATAYGHENVADLAQRIRDAEAVLIASPVYNYDVNAAIKNAVELTGKAWTGKVVGLMLAAGGAGSYMSAMGLANSLMLDFRCLIVPRFIYATGESFEGNSLADDSISDRVDLLIRETLTISDALLAQPSDEASDDT; via the coding sequence ATGTTGCTTGTTCTCAGCTCCAGCCTGCACCCGACCAGCCGCAGCCGCATTTTGGCCAAGGCGACGCATCAACGCCTGGTCCAACAAGGCCGCCAGTGTCACTTCTTTGACCTGGCCGAAACCCCACTGCCTCCCTGCGACGGCGCCACCGCCTATGGGCACGAGAACGTGGCCGATCTGGCCCAACGGATTCGCGACGCCGAAGCCGTTCTGATCGCGTCGCCGGTCTACAACTATGACGTCAACGCGGCCATCAAGAACGCGGTGGAATTGACCGGCAAAGCTTGGACCGGCAAGGTCGTTGGACTGATGCTGGCCGCCGGCGGTGCCGGCAGTTACATGTCAGCGATGGGGCTGGCGAATAGCCTGATGTTGGATTTTCGCTGTCTGATCGTGCCGCGTTTCATCTATGCGACCGGCGAAAGTTTCGAAGGCAACTCCCTGGCCGACGACAGCATTTCTGACCGTGTCGACCTGCTGATCCGCGAAACGCTGACGATCTCCGACGCCCTGCTGGCTCAGCCCTCCGATGAAGCCTCTGACGACACCTAG
- a CDS encoding calcineurin-like phosphoesterase C-terminal domain-containing protein, whose product MNIRFPRTRFCVAVAIVAICGENLTAHQHDSHHALANGQTAVGIVFEDINANGVRDEDEPGLANIKVSNGKHIVKTDQQGKYSLPVTDDTILFVIKPRNWMTPVDSDNLPQFYYIHKPNGSPKDFQYPGVEPTGPLPESVDFPLTRRNEPDQFKALLFGDTQPRNIKEVEYMAHDVIEQIIAEDGHGASFGVTLGDIVFDDLSVMPPLNQAIALIGIPWYNVIGNHDINYDAPNDRLSDETFESHYGPNYYSFDHGPTHFLVLDDVTWVAKHDGQRAHYHGGLGEDQLTFIRNDLAMIPEDQLVVLMMHIPLQNVDDRQDLYRLIEKRPATVSISAHTHYMEHVLIGDEDGWQGPKPHHHIINVTVCGSWWRGQPDERGIPHATMSDGAPNGYSIMSFDGQNYSLEFRAASRPAEHQMNIYLPEQAASSDLATTVAIANVFAADANTQCQIRVNDADWSDMDAIRIEDPAYVRAKQVEEALPERTWIDLPKPHATPHMFRGMLPTHLPAGTHRIEVKAVFADGREIIDHRIMRVE is encoded by the coding sequence GTGAACATTCGGTTCCCTCGCACTCGGTTTTGCGTTGCAGTCGCGATTGTCGCGATCTGTGGCGAGAACCTGACCGCCCACCAGCACGATTCGCATCACGCCCTGGCTAACGGCCAAACCGCCGTCGGCATTGTTTTCGAAGACATCAATGCGAACGGCGTTCGCGATGAAGACGAACCCGGACTGGCAAACATCAAGGTCAGCAACGGAAAGCACATCGTCAAAACCGACCAGCAAGGAAAGTACAGCTTGCCGGTCACCGACGACACGATTCTGTTCGTCATCAAACCTCGCAACTGGATGACACCGGTCGATTCCGACAATCTGCCTCAGTTCTATTACATCCACAAACCGAACGGATCACCCAAGGACTTTCAATATCCCGGCGTCGAACCAACCGGTCCGCTGCCCGAATCCGTCGACTTTCCTTTGACGCGTCGCAACGAACCAGACCAATTCAAAGCTCTGTTGTTCGGTGACACCCAACCACGCAACATCAAGGAAGTCGAATACATGGCGCACGATGTGATCGAACAGATCATTGCCGAAGATGGTCACGGCGCTTCGTTCGGTGTCACGCTAGGCGACATTGTGTTTGATGACCTGTCGGTGATGCCACCGTTGAATCAAGCCATCGCGCTGATCGGTATCCCCTGGTACAACGTGATCGGCAATCACGACATCAACTACGACGCACCGAACGATCGGCTAAGCGATGAAACGTTCGAAAGTCATTACGGCCCGAATTATTACTCCTTTGACCACGGCCCGACGCATTTCTTGGTTTTGGATGACGTGACCTGGGTCGCCAAACACGACGGTCAGCGGGCCCACTATCACGGTGGATTGGGTGAAGATCAATTGACCTTCATCCGCAACGATTTGGCCATGATCCCGGAAGACCAATTGGTCGTGCTGATGATGCACATCCCGCTGCAAAACGTCGACGATCGCCAAGATCTTTATCGACTGATCGAAAAACGCCCCGCCACGGTGTCAATCTCCGCTCACACCCACTACATGGAACACGTGCTGATCGGTGACGAAGACGGCTGGCAAGGCCCCAAGCCTCATCACCACATCATCAACGTCACGGTGTGTGGCAGTTGGTGGCGTGGCCAACCTGATGAACGTGGAATCCCGCACGCCACGATGAGCGACGGTGCCCCCAACGGCTATTCCATCATGTCGTTCGACGGCCAAAATTATTCGTTGGAATTTCGTGCGGCCAGTCGTCCCGCCGAACACCAAATGAACATCTACCTGCCCGAACAGGCCGCGTCATCGGATCTGGCAACCACCGTTGCGATCGCCAACGTGTTCGCCGCCGATGCGAACACCCAGTGCCAAATTCGTGTGAACGATGCTGACTGGTCGGACATGGACGCGATCCGCATCGAAGACCCGGCGTACGTTCGTGCCAAACAGGTTGAAGAAGCGTTGCCCGAGCGAACGTGGATCGACCTTCCCAAACCACACGCAACGCCGCACATGTTCCGTGGCATGCTGCCGACACATTTGCCGGCCGGCACGCACCGCATCGAAGTCAAAGCGGTCTTTGCCGATGGCCGTGAAATCATCGATCACCGGATCATGCGGGTCGAATAA
- the nadD gene encoding nicotinate (nicotinamide) nucleotide adenylyltransferase, with protein MRIGVFGGSFDPVHLGHLWIAESAIETLGLDQLRWIPTAKSPLKQDRQAAADETRVAMLRLALGGASQHVVDDREIRRGDVSYTVDTLSELKEEFPNDDLVLIVGSDLVPTLPKWRRLQDILSLADLSVFHRGGEPPIDFGGLEQALGASVVGRLKGSLVEVPRIEVSSSEIRQRIADGKSIRFRVPHAVEVLIRTESLYMRSAET; from the coding sequence ATGCGTATTGGCGTTTTTGGGGGATCGTTCGATCCGGTGCATTTGGGGCATTTGTGGATCGCCGAATCAGCGATCGAAACGCTGGGGTTGGACCAATTGAGATGGATCCCGACGGCGAAGTCTCCACTGAAACAGGATCGGCAGGCGGCCGCGGATGAGACCCGCGTGGCCATGCTGCGGTTGGCATTGGGCGGCGCCAGCCAACACGTCGTCGACGATCGCGAAATTCGCCGGGGTGACGTCAGCTATACCGTCGACACGTTGTCGGAGCTGAAGGAAGAGTTTCCCAACGATGATCTCGTGTTGATCGTCGGCAGCGATTTGGTCCCCACCTTGCCAAAGTGGCGTCGACTGCAAGACATCTTGTCCCTGGCCGATCTGTCGGTGTTTCATCGCGGTGGCGAGCCGCCGATCGACTTTGGGGGGCTGGAGCAGGCGTTGGGGGCTTCGGTCGTGGGGCGACTGAAAGGCAGTCTTGTCGAAGTCCCGCGAATTGAAGTTTCCAGCAGCGAGATTCGCCAGCGGATAGCCGACGGAAAAAGCATCCGGTTTCGTGTGCCCCACGCGGTCGAAGTGTTGATCAGAACCGAATCGTTGTACATGCGGTCCGCGGAGACCTGA